GCTAGCAGCGCGGTTAAGACGATCACCAACATCCCTCGCATTCTAAATACAGTGTTCATTTTGAGTACCTATGCTCCTAACTTTGATGCATCGATGGTCCCAATAAACTAAGAAGACACAGTGAAGAATCTCACGGGTTCTCGATAACGAATGCATGCTGCCAGTCCGCTGCCTTTTGCGAATTAATCCAGCGCTTTCTTCCTTGCGCGTTCGCAAGAAGGTTTTACAATCGTAGGGCTTACCGAGGCTTCATCAACTGTGAGGAACATATGCAAGCGACATGGCAGCCACACGAAAAGCACGGCCGGTTGACGGAACAGAGCGACCTTCCCGATAGTGTTTTCGCCTTCCCAGGAGAGCGCAAGGAGCCGTTGACCGATGCCCGCCACGTCCGCAATGCGGTGGCGCGCTTCGATCAGGTCGAGGGCGTATCCGACGCCGACCGGGAGCTAGCGTTCGAAAACATCAAGAAGGCGGCCGATTACTACGGCATAGCTTTGACCGAAAAATCCTGGAAAGAGCTCGTTAAGACCGTTTAGCAAACCAACTGCGATGGATCGAATTCGCGGCGCCCTTGTTGGGTTCTCATTAATTGTTGTATACTACAACTGTTGATGAGGAAAACTATATCGCCACCGGCGGTCGCGCGACAAAGCCCGGCCTCCGAGTTCCAAGAGACGACGATAGCGCTGATTCGAGCATTCGGCTTGCATCAACTCGACCGGACTCCATGCGGTCAACCGGTCTCGGTTGCAGAGGCGCACGCACTTCAGGAGCTCACCCGCGAACCGGGGCTTTCACAAAATGGCCTTGCGGCACGGTTGCGACTCGAAAAAAGCTCCGTGAGCCGGATCGTCACGGCGCTTGAGAAGCGCGGCTGGGCCGTGCGAAAGCGCAGTCCGAAAGACACCCGAATCGTCCAAGTTCATCTGACAGACGGCGGCAGAGATGCAGCTACAAGTCTTGCGAAATCCCGCCAAGCCACATTCCAGCGGATTTTTGCGGCCATCCCAACAGCCGAGCGAGACGCCGTCCTCGCATCTCTCGGCACACTTTTACAGGCGATTCATGAAACGTAACACTATTCTCGCCGCCCTTGGGTGCGGCGTTCTTTCCTATTTCGTTGCGGCGATGCCGGCTCTCGCAGACACGACAATGACGCCGTCTTCGCATGCGGCGATGGTCGAACGAGGCAGCAAAGAGGTGATGCCGTTCGATCTCAACCAGGCTATGCATATCTTCGAGCCGACGCGAGATGGCGGCGTGCAGACCGTTATGGTGCACGACGGTAATCCGCAACAGATTGCGCTCGTGCGTTCGCATCTACGCAAAGAAGCGGTGGCATTCGCGCATGGCGATTTCTCCGACCCTGCCAAGATTCACGGGACGAACATGCCGGGGCTCGCTCAGTTGAGCGCGGGCGCGAGTCGGATTGACATCACGTATCTGCAGACGACGAACGGGGCGAGCATCCGCTACAAGACATCCGATCCGCAACTCATCGCTGCTCTTCACACGTGGTTCGCCGCGCAGGTCATGGATCACGGCGCGCACGCTATGATGATGCCCCACTAACCACCAATTTCCGGAGGTCTATCCCATGTTGAAAACCCTGATCGCGTCTGCCGTCTTGGCCACCGCCGTCGCCGCCACGGCGATGGTCGTGCCGATCGCTTCAGGCGCAGCAACCAACAACGCCCCGTCGAGTGGCCCGATGCAACGCGGGAGCGCCTTCGCGGGCGACATGAGCGTCGTCCACCAACTCCTCTTCGATCACAACAAGATCAAGCGCACCGTAACCAAATTGCCGAACGGCATTCGGACCGTTACGGAATCGGACGACCCGCAAGTCGCGAAAGACATCAAGGACCACGTCGCGAGCATGAACCAACGTCTGAAGAACGGCAAGGTTTTTAACGTAGCCAGCCATACGCTGCCGACGATTTTTGCGAATAGCACCAAGATTCACACCGCGATCGAACAGACGCCGAAGGGCGTGATCGTCACGCAAACCTCGACCGATCCGGCTACGGTGGCCGCACTCCAAGGGCATGCTTCCGAAGTGAGCGATCTCGTGCAGGGCGGCATGCCTGCCTTGATGCGCCAGGTGATGGCCAACGGCGGCCCGATGGGAGCCGGCATGGGCATGATGAGCGGCGGCAATGGCATGATGAGCGGCGGCATGGGCATGATGGGTCGCGGCGGTTCGATGCCGGCACAAATGATGCGCCAGATGATGCAAGGCGGCAGCGGGACGGGACCCGGCGCCCCAATGATGGGCGGCGGCATGGGCATGATGGGTCGTGGCGGTTCGATGCCGGCACAAATGATGCGCCAGATGATGCAAGGCGGCGGCCCGATGTGCTCGATGCACGGCGGATCTCCGGCCATGCGTGGGAACGGTGCACCCGGCGAACCGGCGCAAAAGCTGCCTTAACCTCCCAGCCGTAGCAGGTTGCATCGCTGATGCAACCTGCTAGTTACCCCCGCCATACTGGTTGCGTTGTGCGGCATTCGTTCACGTTATCTTCACCGCAGCTTCTCCCTCGGAAGTTACGATTACACCTCATCGTTGTTCGCTTGGAGGGGTATTGTGAAGAGGTGGATGTCCACGAAGGGCTATCGAACGGCGATAGCAAGCTTGCTCGCTTTGGGGATGATCGTCATCGGCGGCGGCGCCTCTTCGGCGGCCGATGCGACGGCAACGATCGCGTATCAACCGATGACCGATGGAGGGCTCACGGCGGGACTGCCATTTGAAGCGTGGGTCGTTTTCGGCGATGCCAATCCGGCGGTGCCCGGATACGCATTACCGGCCGGGGCCTCGATTCGCATTACGTTCCCGTCTGCGTTTATACCCGAGCCCGGGGCCATGCAGGGCGTTGTACTACTCTATGGATGGCCGCAAAACGCGATCGACGTGCCTTTTTCGTTTGCGAAAGACCCGGCGGATCCGCGGACGATGGTCATCACCCTCAAAGGGCCGATCGCGATCCACGGAACGGACAAGCCTGGATTGAAATCCATCCATCTCCGCACCGACGAGCGTAATCCCGCGGCCGGAGAGTATCCGATTAAAATTGAGTTGGTCAACGCCGGCTCCAGTTCCGGAACGCTGGAAGCGGTTGCGCACATCAGTCCCGAGCGCGTCCCGAATATCGCACAATACAATCAACTGCATAACGGACGCGATGAAGATTGGCAACACGTCCAGCCGGGGCAAACGGCCCCGCTCCCGGTCGATCTCTTGATTACGAGAAGCGACGCACCGCGCGCGACCCTCATCCTTGCACGGCGCAGCGACGGCGGCCTGAACGTCGTCGCCGATGGGAAGCCGATCGGAACGATCGAGCCCCGGGGAGTGCCGGTGACGCTCGTTCCCCAGTCTTTTGGGCCCGGCTTCGCACGTCTGGGGATCGTCGGGTTCGAGATTCATGCCGGTTCGACGGCCGGCACGGCGGAGATTGAAGCCAAGCTCGACGGCGGTACCGCGACGACACTTCACGTCATCGTGGAGCATTAAGCCATGGCCACGCTGGAAGTCCAAAATAAGGACCCAGCATTCGGACTCTCGACGCGCGAGGTTGACGAAAGCCGGGCAAAATACGGCTCCAACGAGATTCCCGAAAAGCGAACGAATCCGTTCGCTACAATCGGAAAGCCTTTTTGGGGCGTCGTGCCTTGGATGCTGGAATTCACGGCAATCACCACATGGTTTCTCGGCAAGTATCCAGACACGGTTATCATCGTCGTCCTTTTGATCTTCAACGCCGGAATTTCGGTACTTCAAGAAACCAGAGCGGGCAACGCAATGGCCGCTCTCAAGCAGAAGCTGAAAATTCAAAGCCGGGTCAAGCGAGACGACGCCTGGTCCGTCGTCCCGGCGCGCGAATTGGTGCCGGGAGACGTCATCCGGGTCAGAGCCGGCGATCTGCTTCCTGCCGACGCGAAGATCATCAAGGGAGATCTCGCTGTCGATCAATCCGCCCTTACCGGCGAATCCGACGTGATCGAAAAAACGAGCGGCATGGCAGTCTACTCGGGCTCGGCAGTCAAGCGCGGCGAGGCTTTCTGTTCGGTCGACGCAACGGGAACGAGCACCAAGTTCGGCAGGATGGTCGAACTCGTCAAG
This genomic window from Candidatus Dormiibacterota bacterium contains:
- a CDS encoding MarR family transcriptional regulator is translated as MHQLDRTPCGQPVSVAEAHALQELTREPGLSQNGLAARLRLEKSSVSRIVTALEKRGWAVRKRSPKDTRIVQVHLTDGGRDAATSLAKSRQATFQRIFAAIPTAERDAVLASLGTLLQAIHET
- a CDS encoding DUF6582 domain-containing protein, whose product is MTEQSDLPDSVFAFPGERKEPLTDARHVRNAVARFDQVEGVSDADRELAFENIKKAADYYGIALTEKSWKELVKTV
- a CDS encoding aspartate carbamoyltransferase, producing the protein MKRNTILAALGCGVLSYFVAAMPALADTTMTPSSHAAMVERGSKEVMPFDLNQAMHIFEPTRDGGVQTVMVHDGNPQQIALVRSHLRKEAVAFAHGDFSDPAKIHGTNMPGLAQLSAGASRIDITYLQTTNGASIRYKTSDPQLIAALHTWFAAQVMDHGAHAMMMPH